A portion of the Fulvia fulva chromosome 1, complete sequence genome contains these proteins:
- a CDS encoding Autophagy-related protein 13: MHQHPRPSPRSASAASNPSTNPERTNNPRDRPPTRTRSSVDLASYTERANAEAAAESSRQPSASSGEDREATKLNQIIQHFHNKAALTICSSRANLPQVYTKNGDIKQNRWFNVILDDTDVLSEDLQSWKRPDLADRKPLPLVIEVFVDTSHLSQNQALVSIGDDGKRWDVADALASSADSSPRPARNGARYCEVVLERWTIQLGDAEDYSSAELGDALPNVYKKGVVLFRSLYSFTRFLPAWKLHRKLTRQPGNHQALRLRFRIKHGHSVAPGRQDSLYTALNASESATGACAERYEIPPLLCRSGPLSISVDYRTSCDFNVADAEALLSSRFLGLDEGVPAMPAGRSLPGPRSEQSRVQYSSMAGAIGEQRARVGAYGSLGTFHAAEKRGSPVSELKQRVLDEDSSSMESRKGKERGVGISREPSLNLKSNPPFKSGSLASSPRPSPSPGTSAGRSESNFMRLAGTSSSSKRVSLNTLPQQALRAPPIPSETAIASSGSASPKPAPVHRYSSSFAGRTKRYTAQSSKTGESAGSSGRASSGSNKDRSSNLALPDGSSPSAQLYPASDDNDDIASFISQIERAKDLPSLRSRPASRDNTVNLAKYSSMRDPNTQLAEEMSSSSLIQTSSATPPSRRLSNVPGLSTSSSPSRALTHAPHVRSRLSTHSIAEEVSGSSRVSGEGSDSPKIHEEDEEEEDEEPLLFAQDIV; encoded by the exons ATGCATCAGCATCCACGCCCGTCGCCTCGCAGCGCTTCTGCTGCGAGCAATCCATCCACCAACCCAGAGCGAACCAACAACCCGAGAGATCGACCTCCCACCCGCACGAGATCGAGCGTCGACCTGGCCTCTTACACAGAAAGAGCGAACGCGGAAGCAGCGGCGGAGAGTAGTAGACAGCCCAGTGCCTCAAGTGGTGAGGACCGAGAAGCAACGAAGCTCAACCAGATCATACAA CATTTCCACAACAAAGCAGCCCTGACCATCTGCTCCTCGCGAGCCAATCTGCCTCAGGTGTACACCAAGAACGGAGACATAAAACAGAATCGATGG TTCAATGTCATTCTTGACGATACTGACGTCCTGTCGGAGGATCTCCAGTCCTGGAAACGACCCGACCTGGCTGACCGGAAGCCCTTGCCACTGGTGATCGAGGTATTCGTAGATACGTCGCATCTTTCGCAGAACCAGGCTTTAGTATCCATCGGTGATGACGGGAAGCGCTGGGATGTCGCTGATGCGCTTGCATCTTCGGCTGACTCCAGTCCCCGGCCAGCAAGAAACGGAGCGCGTTATTGCGAGGTAGTACTGGAGCGCTGGACTATTCAGCTGGGCGATGCCGAGGACTATTCATCTGCGGAGCTCGGTGATGCGCTTCCAAATGTCTACAAAAAAGGCGTAGTACTTTTCAGGTCATTGTACAGCTTCACTCGGTTTCTGCCTGCTTGGAAACTCCACCGAAAGTTGACTAGACAGCCTGGCAATCATCAAGCGCTGAGGTTGCGCTTCCGTATCAAGCATGGACACAGCGTGGCGCCCGGTCGTCAGGACTCACTGTATACCGCTCTGAACGCTTCAGAGTCGGCGACAGGCGCTTGTGCAGAGCGTTACGAGATACCGCCATTGCTTTGTCGCAGCGGACCACTGTCGATATCGGTCGATTATCGGACGAGCTGTGACTTCAACGTTGCCGATGCAGAGGCTCTTCTTTCGTCGCGCTTCCTGGGTCTGGACGAGGGTGTACCGGCTATGCCTGCTGGAAGATCACTGCCTGGTCCACGCAGTGAGCAGTCCCGTGTCCAGTATAGTAGCATGGCTGGTGCTATCGGAGAGCAGCGTGCTCGTGTAGGCGCTTACGGTAGCCTGGGTACATTCCACGCAGCTGAGAAGCGAGGGTCGCCAGTTTCTGAGCTTAAGCAGCGCGTGCTTGATGAGGACAGCAGCAGCATGGAAAGTCGAAAAGGCAAGGAGAGAGGCGTTGGGATCTCCCGAGAACCGTCCTTGAACTTGAAGAGCAATCCGCCTTTCAAATCTGGCTCCCTGGCGTCTTCTCCACGCCCGTCACCATCGCCCGGCACTTCTGCTGGCAGATCTGAATCAAACTTCATGCGACTTGCTGGCACTTCAAGCAGTAGCAAGAGAGTCTCATTGAATACTCTTCCACAGCAAGCGCTGCGCGCGCCACCTATACCAAGCGAGACAGCCATTGCGAGTTCGGGTTCGGCGTCGCCGAAGCCAGCACCAGTACACCGATACAGCAGCAGTTTCGCAGGACGAACGAAGCGATACACAGCGCAAAGCAGCAAAACGGGAGAAAGCGCTGGAAGCTCCGGCCGCGCAAGCAGTGGTTCGAACAAAGACAGATCAAGCAATCTCGCATTGCCTGACGGCAGCAGTCCTTCGGCACAGCTCTACCCGGCATCCGACGACAACGATGATATTGCATCGTTCATCTCTCAAATCGAAAGAGCCAAGGACCTCCCGAGTCTCCGCTCGCGTCCAGCTTCTCGCGATAACACCGTGAATTTGGCCAAGTACAGCAGCATGAGAGATCCCAACACACAATTGGCCGAGGAGATGAGCTCCTCCTCGCTCATACAAACTTCTTCAGCAACGCCTCCCAGTCGTCGGTTGTCGAATGTGCCTGGTCTGTCGACTTCGTCATCGCCGTCTCGTGCTTTGACGCATGCACCACACGTTCGCTCGAGGCTCTCTACACACAGTATCGCTGAGGAGGTCAGTGGCTCGTCAAGAGTCTCGGGTGAAGGTTCGGATAGTCCAAAGATTCACGAAGAGGACGAGGAGGAAGAGGATGAAGAACCTCTGCTCTTTGCTCAGGATATTGTTTAA
- a CDS encoding Cyclohexanone 1,2-monooxygenase, translated as MNRRDSACSKRYGSKAMVSGSCLAPSTTLLSTKQPIKVPRTSSAGRYARLSRIRKRLENCSLTTCTRDDRCVMATPRTNRNIFEQFNRPNVDIVDLRETPITHIEPKGIYTSDGTLHELDVLILATGFDAVEGNYTRCSIRGRDGLSLKDVWKDSTNSSGFPNLFTITGPKGPFTNIPPTIEAQVEWATSLIKEGQKEVSPVIEATQEGEQKWSKLCDELAANSLFWKAEDNWIFRANVSGKARTLRWVGTMKSSRSRSRQDIRTSSRSMVGQCFEVVTVPVVSRAPWCIKSLQSRQKANPGTLAQ; from the exons ATGAACAGGAGAGACAGCGCATGTTCGAAGAGGTATGGCAGCAAGGCAATGGTTTCAGGTTCATGTTTGGCGCCTTCAACGACATTGTTGTCGACGAAGCAGCCAATAAAGGTGCCCAGGACTTCATCCGCGGGAAGATACGCCAGATTGTCAAGGATCCGGAAAAGGCTCGAAAACTGCAGCCTTACGACATGTACGCGCGACGACCGTTGTGTGATGGCAACGCCTCGAACCAACAGAAATATTTTTGAGCAGTTCAACCGACCGAATGTTGATATTGTAGACCTCAGGGAGACGCCCATCACGCACATTGAGCCCAAGGGGATCTATACGTCAGATGGGACACTGCATGAACTCGACGTCCTCATTCTTGCCACTGGCTTCGATGCCGTAGAAGGCAATTACACCCGCTGTTCGATACGTGGCCGAGATGGTCTTTCTCTCAAGGACGTCTGGAAGGATAGTACGAATTCGAGCGGATTCCCCAACCTTTTCACGATCACAGGGCCAAAGGGTCCGTTCACGAACATACCGCCCA CAATCGAAGCTCAAGTAGAGTGGGCCACATCGTTGATCAAGGAAGGACAGAAGGAGGTCTCCCCAGTAATCGAAGCCACCCAAGAGGGCGAACAAAAGTGGTCAAAGTTATGCGACGAACTGGCCGCAAACTCGCTGTTCTGGAAAGCCGAGGACAATTGGATCTTTAGAGCCAACGTTTCCGGGAAGGCCCGTACATTGCGGTGGGTGGGTACTATGAAGAGCTCAAGAAGCAGGAGCAGGCAGGATATCCGGACTTCAAGTCGTTCGATGGTGGGCCAGTGCTTTGAGGTTGTGACGGTTCCGGTAGTATCGCGTGCTCCTTGGTGTATCAAGTCGTTGCAATCACGCCAGAAAGCGAATCCTGGAACGCTCGCACAGTAG
- a CDS encoding Regulator of cytoskeleton and endocytosis: MSWKGFTKGATRAPQMFKQKFNMGDITKDAIYIDAERRFADLEKETKKLHDESQKYFNAINGMLDHQIEFSKACAEIYKPISGRASDPDSYVIDGNPEGIRACEEYENIVQELKASLQPELEMIESRVVKPADELMEVIKAVRKTTAKRDHKQLDYDRHKNTLKKLQDKKDKSLKDEKALYKAENDVEMATQEYEYFNNLLLEDLPQLFRLEKEFILPLFQSFYYMQLNVFYTLHEKMQNMDIGYFDLTLGIEDAFEQKRSDIQQRTEALSIVKFKTTGGPRPRPALKYGNKLAIENGKAGTSDGTVSPNRRLTHDFGDAAPPAYTAAGASDIGRANSTGSDWKSAAKAKAAPPPPKPKPSRLSGLPGVEHCTALYDYEAQAEGDLSFTTGETIEIVSRTDNTNEWWTGRIGARQGQFPGNYVQLTA; encoded by the exons ATGAGTTGGAAAGGCTTCACAAAGGGCGCCACGAGG GCGCCCCAGATGTTCAAACAAAAGTTCAACATGGGCGACATCACCAAGGATGCCATCTATATCGATGCTGAGCGCCGCTTCGCCGACCTCGAGAAAGAGACTAAAAAGCTGCACGATGAGAGTCAAAAGTATTTCAACGCCATCAACGGCATGCTAGACCACCAGATCGAATTCTCAAAGGCCTGCGCAGAGATCTACAAGCCCATATCTGGTAGAGCCAGTGATCCGGACTCGTATGTAATAGACGGGAACCCGGAGGGCATTCGAGCCTGTGAAGAGTATGAGAACATTGTGCAGGAGCTCAAGGCAAGCCTGCAGCCGGAGCTAGAGATGATCGAAAGTCGCGTGGTCAAGCCAGCCGATGAGCTTATGGAGGTCATCAAGGCTGTTCGCAAAACCACGGCGAAACGCGATCACAAACAACTCGACTACGACAGGCACAAGAACACTCTAAAGAAGCTGCAAGACAAGAAAGACAAGTCGTTGAAAGATGAGAAGGCACTGTACAAAGCAGAGAATGACGTCGAGATGGCCACCCAGGAATACGAATACTTCAACAATCTGCTGCTGGAGGATCTCCCGCAACTCTTCAGGTTGGAGAAGGAGTTCATTCTTCCTCTTTTCCAGAGCTTCTACTACATGCAGCTCAACGTCTTCTACACGCTACACGAGAAGATGCAAAACATGGACATTGGATACTTCGATCTGACCTTGGGTATCGAAGATGCTTTTGAGCAGAAGCGAAGCGATATTCAGCAGCGTACAGAAGCTCTTTCGATTGTCAAATTCAAGACAACAGGCGGTCCACGACCGAGGCCAGCTCTCAAATACGGCAACAAACTTGCGATCGAGAACGGGAAAGCAGGCACCTCCGACGGAACCGTTTCGCCGAACCGCAGGCTCACGCACGATTTTGGTGACGCTGCACCTCCGGCTTACACAGCTGCGGGAGCCTCGGACATTGGGAGGGCGAACAGTACAGGCAGTGATTGGAAGTCGGCCGCGAAAGCCAAAGCCGCACCTCCACCACCCAAACCGAAACCGTCTCGACTTAGTGGTCTTCCTGGTGTTGAGCACTGCACAGCACTTTACGACTACGAGGCACAAGCAGAGGGTGATCTATCCTTCACTACTGGCGAAACCATTGAGATCGTATCGCGGACCGACAACACCAACGAATGGTGGACAGGACGCATCGGCGCACGGCAGGGACAATTCCCTG GCAACTATGTTCAACTCACGGCTTAG
- a CDS encoding Putative NADP-dependent oxidoreductase, which produces MVKARQWQLAHQPRDEPKLDGPEQTFKLVETDLPEPKQDEVLVKLLSLSNDPAQRGWIDPDIPAERLYVPPVKVGAPMTAFGVGEVVESRSSQYKKGDTVVGPIGWSEYAVLKAGALQPAKDLPGGKPKTLYLGALGMTGLTAYFGITDVAAAKKDDIVVVSGAAGATGSMVVQIAKKLIGCKKVIGIAGTDDKCRWVEKIGADVCLNYKSKTFAEDLKKETPSPEGFANVYYDNVGGEILDLMLTRMAKGGRIAACGAISAYNTASERTTGLKNWFEVVSMRLNIKGFIVLDFQSKFPQALETFQKALADGKLDLEDSETVVKGSFEDVPKTWLKLFEGSNQGKLVTQIQ; this is translated from the exons ATGGTTAAGGCAAGACAGTGGCAGTTGGCTCACCAG CCAAGAGACGAGCCGAAGCTCGATGGTCCAGAGCAGACTTTCAAATTGGTAGAAACCGATCTTCCAGAGCCAAAGCAAGACGAAGTGTTGGTGAAGTTGCTCTCGCTGTCCAACGATCCGGCTCAAAGAGGATGGATCGACCCCGACATTCCTGCTGAACGATTGTATGTCCCTCCGGTCAAGGTTGGAGCACCAATGACTGCCTTTGGTGTCGGAGAGGTCGTCGAGTCCAGGTCTTCAcagtataagaagggcgacACCGTTGTTGGACCTATTGGCTGGTCGGAATACGCTGTTTTGAAAGCAGGCGCTCTTCAGCCCGCCAAGGACCTGCCAGGAGGCAAGCCGAAGACTCTTTACCTTGGTGCTCTTGGCATGACTGGTCTCACAGCATACTTCGGCATCACAGACGTCGCTGCCGCCAAGAAGGACGACATCGTAGTAGTCTCTGGAGCTGCCGGAGCTACTGGGTCGATGGTTGTACAGATCGCTAAGAAGCTCATCGGATGCAAGAAGGTTATCGGTATTGCCGGTACTGATGATAAATGTCGCTGGGTCGAGAAGATTGGCGCCGACGTCTGCCTGAATTACAAGTCGAAAACTTTTGCAGAGGATCTGAAGAAGGAGACGCCGTCGCCGGAGGGTTTCGCCAACGTTTACTATGACAACGTTGGTGGCGAGATTTTGGATCTTATGTTGACGCGCATGGCGAAGGGAGGCAGAATCGCTGCCTGCGGAGCAATCAGCGCATATAACACTGCGTCAGAGCGGACGACAGGCCTTAAGAACTGGTTTGAGGTGGTCTCCATGCGACTCAACATCAAAGGGTTTATTGTCCTAGACTTCCAGAGCAAGTTCCCACAAGCACTGGAGACCTTCCAAAAGGCTCTGGCAGACGGCAAGCTAGATCTTGAGGACTCCGAGACCGTGGTCAAAGGAAGCTTTGAAGATGTGCCAAAGACTTGGCTGAAGCTCTTTGAGGGCTCTAACCAGGGCAAGCTGGTCACTCAGATCCAGTGA
- a CDS encoding 60S ribosomal protein L35 — MSSGKVKAAQLWGKNKEELKTQLTELKQELVQLRTQKIAGGAQSKLNKIHDVRKSIARVLTIINANQRSQLRLFYKGKKYMPLDLRPKQTRAIRRRLSPEEAKLVTEKQKKKQRHFPLRNYAVKAA, encoded by the exons ATG TCGTCCGGCAAGGTCAAGGCAGCCCAGCTCTGGGGCAAGAACAAGGAGGAGTTGAAGACACAGCTCACTGAGCTGAAGCAAGAGCTCGTGCAGTTGAGGACACAGAAGATTGCTGGTGGCGCCCAGTCGAAGTTGAACAAGAT CCACGACGTCCGCAAGTCAATTGCCCGCGTCCTCACCATCATCAATGCGAACCAGCGCTCGCAACTTCGTCTGTTCTACAAGGGCAAGAAGTACATGCCACTCGACCTCCGCCCAAAGCAGACCCGCGCCATCCGCCGCCGATTATCGCCAGAGGAGGCCAAGCTTGTCACCGAGAAGCAAAAGAAGAAGCAGAGGCACTTCCCGCTCAGAAACTACGCTGTCAAG GCTGCGTAA
- a CDS encoding Cysteine desulfurase, mitochondrial: MPSTSTIMSNTAPALARQALRQCTRRLSPSTSPFATQLPRACITARSRRHYVSESSPKNATVNIENTIREDQKAFLAQTGTKPKDAEIPGTGMAGDVAMSPSAGILKQATVMDQGTRPIYLDAQATTPTDPRVLDAMLPYFTGLYGNPHSRTHAYGWETDKAVEEAREHIASLIGADPKEIIFTSGATESNNMSVKGVARFFKKGGKKNHIITCQTEHKCVLDSCRHLQDEGFEVTYLPVQSNGLVDMAQLEKAMRPETCLVSIMTVNNEIGVVQPVEEIGKLCRSKKIYFHTDAAQAVGKIPLDVNKMHVDLMSISGHKIYGPKGIGACYVRRRPRVRIDPIISGGGQERGLRSGTLAPPLIIGMGEAARICTEEMEYDTKRISTLSNRLKDGLLAMEHTSLNGDPERHYPGCVNVSFAYVEGESLLMALKDIALSSGSACTSASLEPSYVLRALGNSDESAHSSIRFGIGRFTTDAEIDYVLDAVKNRVTFLRELSPLWELVQEGVDLNTIEWSQH; the protein is encoded by the exons ATGCCATCAACATCGACCATCATGTCCAACACAGCACCTGCTCTCGCCCGCCAGGCGTTGCGACAATGCACCCGCCGTCTGTCGCCATCAACTTCTCCTTTTGCCACCCAACTCCCACGAGCATGCATCACTGCACGAAGTCGGAGGCATTATGTCTCCGAGTCGAGCCCGAAGAACGCCACCGTCAATATCGAGAACACAATACGAGAGGACCAAAAGGCATTTCTAGCACAGACGGGTACTAAGCCCAAGGATGCCGAGATACCTGGCACTGGTATGGCGGGCGACGTGGCCATGAGCCCGTCGGCTGGCATATTGAAGCAAGCAACCGTCATGGACCAAGGTACACGACCTATATACCTCGATGCACAAGCAACGACGCCTACAGACCCGCGAGTACTGGACGCAATGCTTCCTTACTTCACCGGTCTATATGGCAACCCACATTCGCGGACTCACGCATACGGCTGGGAAACAGACAAGGCCGTTGAAGAGGCTCGAGAGCATATCGCCAGTCTCATCGGTGCAGATCCGAAAGAAATCATCTTCACCAGTGGTGCAACTGAGAGCAACAACATGAGCGTTAAAGGTGTCGCCAGATTCTTCAAGAAAGGTGGCAAGAAGAACCATATCATCACCTGCCAGACAGAACACAAATGTGTGCTCGACAGTTGTAGGCATTTGCAAGATGAGGGGTTTGAGGTGACATATCTGCCCGTGCAGTCCAACGGACTGGTCGACATGGCGCAGCTGGAGAAGGCGATGCGACCCGAGACTTGCTTGGTCTCCATCATGACCGTGAACAACGAGATCGGTGTTGTGCAGCCTGTGGAAGAGATCGGCAAGCTTTGCAGAAGTAAGAAGATCTACTTCCACACCGATGCAGCTCAAGCTGTGGGCAAAATCCCCTTGGACGTCAACAAGATGCACGTTGATCTCATGTCGATATCTGGCCACAAGATCTACGGACCAAAGGGCATCGGAGCATGCTACGTGCGAAGACGACCGCGCGTGAGAATCGACCCCATCATCTCGGGTGGTGGGCAAGAGAGAGGCTTGCGATCTGGAACACTTGCGCCGCCACTTATCATTGGCATGGGTGAGGCCGCGAGAATATGCACGGAGGAGATGGAG TACGACACGAAGCGTATCTCGACTCTCTCGAATCGTCTCAAGGACGGCCTCCTCGCCATGGAGCACACATCCCTCAACGGCGATCCCGAGCGACATTATCCGGGCTGTGTTAACGTGTCTTTCGCCTATGTCGAGGGTGAGTCCCTGCTCATGGCATTGAAGGACATCGCGCTCAGCTCAGGTTCGGCCTGCACCTCGGCATCCCTTGAACCATCATACGTTCTCAGAGCACTCGGCAACTCGGACGAGTCTGCCCACAGCTCTATTCGATTCGGTATTGGCAGATTCACGACTGATGCCGAGATTGATTACGTGCTTGACGCTGTCAAGAACCGAGTCACATTCCTGCGCGAGCTTAGCCCGCTTTGGGAACTGGTACAAGAGGGCGTTGACCTCAACACGATTGAGTGGTCGCAGCACTAA
- a CDS encoding Baeyer-Villiger monooxygenase — MASENYDAIIVGCGFAGIFQLKRLRDDLGLRCLCIDQAGDVGGTWFWNLYPGAMSDTESYVYRFSCDKDDLQSYPWKEHHVKQPEVLAYLKHINEA, encoded by the exons ATGGCGTCTGAGAACTACGATGCTATCATTGTGGGCTGCGGATTCGCTGGCATCTTCCAGCTCAAGCGGCTACGGGACGACTTGGGATTGAGATGCTTGTGCATCGACCAAGCTGGCGATGTTGGCGGAACTTG GTTCTGGAACCTCTACCCTGGTGCCATGTCGGACACAGAGAGTTATGTCTACCGCTTCTCTTGTGACAAGGATGACCTGCAGAGCTACCCATGGAAGGAGCACCATGTCAAACAGCCAGAAGTGCTAGCCTACCTCAAACACATCAACGAAGCATGA
- a CDS encoding Exosome complex component rrp43, producing the protein MSNGTGSAPGLTFSRDTFAAITPDPFLLAHLKQEPNSRPNGRKTFEARQPVINTGSLTHSNGSAVVRVGDTAIVCGVRGEILLASDIPHAPNEDLREEELIEELGLLVPNIELGTGCSPAHLPGNSPSTLAQSLSYRVSSLLQDSRCIDASNLCIKYTEPNAEDEDSDDDPKVVTKAYWTLYIDVLCLALDGNAFDAAWLAIVAALRDTTLPKAWWDQDREQILCSPLLSDASALTLNDIPSVSTFAVYTTASPLQKPENAQSWVLADPDAFEEEICHETLTLAVRKTSSGGTQLLKIEKSGGSFIGQPTMRECVEEAGKRLRQSDLALKKG; encoded by the coding sequence ATGTCGAACGGAACTGGATCAGCCCCAGGACTCACCTTCTCGCGCGACACGTTTGCGGCAATCACACCCGACCCGTTCTTACTCGCACATCTCAAACAGGAGCCTAACTCTCGACCAAACGGACGGAAGACGTTCGAAGCCCGCCAACCTGTCATCAACACTGGCTCACTCACGCACAGCAATGGCAGCGCTGTGGTTCGTGTTGGCGATACTGCAATAGTCTGCGGTGTGCGTGGTGAGATCCTCTTAGCTTCGGATATTCCGCACGCACCCAACGAGGACTTGCGGGAAGAAGAACTGATTGAAGAATTGGGTCTTCTAGTGCCAAATATCGAGCTCGGTACAGGCTGCTCGCCCGCGCACCTTCCTGGAAATTCGCCGTCGACACTGGCGCAGTCCCTTTCATATCGTGTGTCTTCCCTTCTCCAGGACTCTCGTTGCATCGACGCATCCAACCTGTGCATCAAGTATACAGAGCCAAACGCCGAGGATGAAGACTCAGACGACGACCCAAAAGTGGTGACAAAGGCCTACTGGACTCTATACATCGACGTGCTTTGCTTGGCGCTCGATGGCAACGCTTTTGACGCCGCGTGGCTGGCGATTGTCGCCGCGCTGCGTGACACTACACTGCCAAAGGCATGGTGGGACCAGGACCGAGAGCAAATCTTGTGCTCACCACTGCTGTCTGATGCCTCTGCATTGACTCTCAACGATATTCCGTCGGTATCAACCTTTGCGGTGTATACCACAGCTTCACCTTTGCAGAAGCCGGAGAATGCCCAGAGCTGGGTACTGGCAGACCCTGACGCTTTTGAGGAGGAGATTTGTCATGAGACCCTCACACTTGCGGTGAGGAAGACCAGCAGCGGAGGCACACAGCTACTCAAGATCGAGAAGAGTGGCGGATCCTTCATCGGCCAACCGACCATGAGGGAGTGCGTTGAAGAAGCTGGAAAACGGTTGCGCCAATCAGATTTGGCACTGAAGAAAGGCTGA
- a CDS encoding Pathogen-related protein: protein MAAHSDNLNTYDSAPSESKPAVPDYLATPNAVFGDEGVQWRYGKAPDYSKTRKVWAEGKRMNHEPGSLPEMVENLVKNWEVEASFKPRLSDWRTIDHENYSFAMGGGAPQSAAHMIQVGTYNGIIAPNEYYSPENSDFASSHKTFKRMMPTFAWEVLEVYSGPPRVAFRWRHWGVMKNDYVGFNDKGEKVTAKAHGGLIDIQGVTVATVDDKVRLQDLQTWMDPLEMFRQIAPGGIVNKTTMNRKVDKEAALDEPAETDSKAAPERQDEDKSFSEAARPRHVLESTGKAASAPVLHVGTVSQDQKHLPLGSAVGDEKSSDPAEDVTQAQSQDVWHDAQDTVSEVQSIVDTATSQGGKTAVSKPASNYQEAKHKAKDGEPPASEVQSNPREMPQQHTSIAPRSMYTSAVTGNEDKILEPAQRGEMVDESKETGARDGVDDCLERSAEEVHPQPKETEKNVQPEAGEAVATAPGSEETRATYEEMSRISASECPFLMNRE, encoded by the exons ATGGCGGCCCACTCAGACAACCTCAACACGTATGACTCTGCACCCAGCGAGTCAAAGCCTGCAGTACCAGACTATCTCGCCACACCAAATGCCGTCTTTGGCGATGAGGGCGTTCAATGGCGATACGGGAAGGCCCCAGATTACAGCAAGACTCGCAAAGTATGGGCAGAAG GGAAACGTATGAACCACGAGCCAGGAAGTCTGCCAGAGATGGTGGAGAACCTCGTCAAGAACTGGGAAGTCGAGGCATCGTTCAAGCCAAGGTTGTCTGATTGGCGCACAATCGACCATGAAAATTACTCATTTGCAATGGGTGGTGGAGCTCCGCA GTCCGCAGCGCACATGATCCAG GTCGGTACATACAATGGTATCATTGCGCCCAATGAATACTACAGCCCCGAGAACTCAGACTTTGCCTCAAGCCACAAGACATTCAAGCGTATGATGCCGACCTTTGCCTGGGAAGTGCTTGAGGTATACAGCGGGCCGCCGCGAGTCGCATTCAGGTGGCGGCACTGGGGAGTAATGAAGAATGATTACGTGGGATTCAACGA CAAGGGTGAGAAAGTTACTGCCAAGGCTCACGGTGGTCTCATCGACATTCAAGGCGTGACGGTTGCCACAGTCGATGACAAAGTGCGACTTCAGGATCTACAGACCTGGATGGACCCACTGGAGATGTTCAGGCAAATCGCACCCGGTGGTATCGTGAACAAAACTACGATGAATCGCAAGGTCGACAAGGAAGCTGCTTTGGACGAGCCGGCTGAGACGGACAGCAAGGCCGCCCCAGAGAGACAGGATGAAGATAAATCCTTCTCAGAAGCAGCCCGACCAAGACATGTGCTCGAAAGCACCGGTAAGGCTGCCAGTGCGCCCGTGCTACATGTTGGTACAGTGTCGCAGGATCAGAAACACTTGCCCCTAGGTTCCGCTGTCGGTGACGAAAAGAGCTCTGATCCTGCTGAGGACGTAACACAGGCCCAGTCACAAGACGTTTGGCATGATGCACAAGACACTGTGTCCGAGGTGCAGTCAATCGTAGACACCGCTACTAGTCAGGGCGGGAAGACTGCAGTGAGCAAGCCTGCTTCCAATTACCAAGAAGCGAAACACAAAGCGAAGGATGGCGAACCACCTGCCAGCGAAGTCCAGAGCAACCCCAGGGAGATGCCGCAGCAGCATACGAGCATTGCGCCACGTTCCATGTACACCTCAGCGGTCACCGGCAACGAGGATAAGATTCTGGAGCCAGCACAGCGCGGTGAGATGGTCGATGAGTCCAAGGAGACCGGCGCTCGTGATGGTGTCGATGACTGTCTTGAGCGTTCAGCCGAAGAGGTCCATCCTCAGCCCAAGGAGACTGAGAAGAATGTGCAGCCCGAGGCGGGCGAGGCTGTCGCAACAGCTCCTGGGAGTGAGGAGACGAGGGCTACTTATGAGGAGATGAGCCGCATTTCCGCCTCGGAGTGTCCGTTCTTGATGAACCGCGAGTGA
- a CDS encoding Golgi SNAP receptor complex member 1: MAATAGGWAQLRQQARAQETQTETLFHTYAQFASKTDLEAKPSDDERRTEEQLNEVLEKRSALLNQLARVLDSEPTPSALKSTNLARHREILQQHRTELSRLKSQIAHTRDRANLLSNVRNDIDAYRSRDNPEAAEAEYMLDERRRLDNSHNMTDSVLSQAYAVNESFGLQRENLTSIQRRITGAAAQIPGINGLMQRIGSKKRRDGIILGSFIAICFLALLWFW, from the exons ATGGCCGCGACAGCAGGAGGATGGGCACAGCTACGGCAGCAGGCGAGAGCGCAGGAGACACAA ACAGAAACATTATTCCACACATATGCCCAGTTCGCGTCTAAAACCGACCTCGAAGCTAAGCCTAGCGATGATGAGAGGCGAACAGAAGAGCAGCTGAACGAAGTGTTAGAAAAG CGCTCAGCCTTGCTCAATCAGCTCGCTCGTGTCCTCGACTCAGAGCCTACGCCATCCGCACTGAAATCGACGAACCTAGCCAGACACAGAGAGATACTACAACAGCACCGGACAGAACTGTCGCGCTTGAAGTCGCAGATCGCCCATACACGAGATCGAGCGAACTTGCTGTCGAACGTGCGCAACGATATCGATGCATATCGATCGAGAGATAACCCAGAGGCAGCGGAAGCGGAATACATGCTGGACGAAAGACGGAGACTCGACAACAGCCACAACATGACCGACTCCGTACTCAGCCAGGCATACGCCGTGAACGAGAGCTTCGGTCTGCAAAGGGAAAATCTAACGAGCATACAACGCAGGATCACCGGCGCGGCAGCACAGATACCAGGCATTAACGGACTGATGCAGAGGATAGGCAGCAAGAAGAGGCGAGATGGCATCATCCTGGGCTCCTTTATTGCCATATGCTTCCTGGCATTGCTCTGGTTCTGGTAG